From the genome of Candidatus Cloacimonadota bacterium:
TGCTTATGGCTTTATCTTTGAGTCTGGAAAACAATTCAGGATTGCCAGATACGCTTAGATCTGTCGGTAGCACTGCATCAAGTGATAGTGCCATAAATAGCATGATGCAAGCTAAAAAGAACTTGGACATGGTGTCTCCTCTACAAGGTATTCGCTTCTGTTGGCGCAAGTGTGGATATATTTCAACTGTCTTTAAAAAATATATGGAATTTCTATTACCTTAATAAATATATCTTTATTTTTGGCAAGGAAAAAGCGGCAACTGGGCATCCCATGAACAAACAAAAAGCCACCTCGTTGAGGTGGCTTTGGGGTTGAAATTGCCTTTATTAGCGATTCTGAAATCTTTTACGATTGAATTCTGCTTTCTTGGCTTTGCGGCATTCGGGACAGCGCTGAGGCTCGTTCTGAAGACCCTTTTCTCTGTAGAATTCCTGTTCACCTTCGGTGAAGATAAATTCTTTGTTGCAGTCCTTGCAGATAATGGTTTTGTCGGCCATTTTGTTTCTCCTGTGTTTTTTTGGGATCGAACATTCTTGGGCTTTCCCGAAACACAAGGAATTGGCACTTGGGAATGTTGAATCACTGTTTAGCTTACTCTGTTTAAATAATGATTTTTCTGTCAATACATTTTTTTGCATTTAAGAATATATTTTGAATAGTTTTTAAATGCGTGCATCAAATCACACGATATGGGACACCTTGTTCAATCCTTACAAAAGCATAAGCCAGAAAGCATGTATATTTTTGTCTACAATCCTAAGAAAAATGATCTTAGCACAGTTCATATAAGATCCTGCCTATTATGCTTTTTCCTTTCCTCCTATCCGCTTTAAGCAATTATTAAGGAAGGTTCATCTTGCTATACTCTTATAAGTATAAGATAATATTAGCCTTAAGCATCGTTAAGTATGGCGTGATGCATCAAGCGACAAGGAAGATGATATTCCCTGCCGCTTGATTGCTATAAGAGTAATAATTGTTTAGAAGCTTGTTTTATCTACAAAGTTGAAATCCTGCACAAGGATAGGTGGCACAACCGCATAAGCAGAGGAAAGTTGAGATGTGCCCAATGCCAGTATCCTTTGAGTCGTTTCGTGAGGAATTTCGTTAAAACGAAGGTTATTTACCGCATGTTTTACTATGCCGTTTTCGAAATATAGCACTCCGTCGCGGGTCATACCAGTAAGTTCACCACGCTTCATATCAACTGGGCGAATATACCAGAATCTGTTGATAATTAATCCCCTTGGTACCATTTTCATCATTTGTTCTTCGCTTGAATCTTCGCCTGGGATGTACATATTGAAGGGGAATTGCGCTTCACATCCTACTTTCTGAGCCCAATAGCGGTCTGCGGGCATATTCTTGAGAACACCGCGTTCCACCCAGCTTGTTTCCTTGCT
Proteins encoded in this window:
- a CDS encoding zinc-ribbon domain-containing protein, with the translated sequence MADKTIICKDCNKEFIFTEGEQEFYREKGLQNEPQRCPECRKAKKAEFNRKRFQNR